From one Geoalkalibacter halelectricus genomic stretch:
- a CDS encoding GIY-YIG nuclease family protein, with the protein MKGRTIRLYLVDGTPTGILTAEIINWTGKLFVAPRSQLADLAKRDEVRRTGVYLLVGPDPDRPSRDRVYIGEGDSVLKRLIDHDKDASKEFWTRTVVVISKDENLTKSHGRYLESRLIEKATAAGRAHLANGTQPPTPSLPEPDVADMEFFLDQVQMILPVLGFGVLQPKPSEEPGTEAEASPRFVLSTIGAKATAIEAGAEFVVLQGSTARREGTASWDSYRALRDQLVADGKLAPSDAPDFYVFTEDVAFSSPSAAGTVVAARNTNGRESWVIEGTRTSYAQWQAQKIDRAAQSVAPINEE; encoded by the coding sequence GTGAAGGGAAGAACGATTCGCCTTTACCTGGTGGACGGTACACCCACCGGGATTCTCACCGCCGAAATCATCAACTGGACCGGCAAACTCTTCGTCGCACCACGCAGCCAGCTTGCCGACCTGGCCAAACGCGACGAGGTGCGCCGCACGGGAGTCTACCTCCTCGTTGGCCCGGACCCGGACCGTCCCAGCCGCGACCGAGTCTACATCGGCGAGGGCGACAGCGTCCTGAAGCGCCTGATCGACCACGACAAGGACGCCAGCAAGGAATTTTGGACGCGCACCGTTGTCGTCATCAGCAAGGACGAGAACCTGACCAAGTCACACGGCCGCTACCTGGAGAGTCGCCTGATCGAGAAGGCCACCGCCGCCGGACGCGCTCACCTTGCCAACGGCACTCAGCCGCCCACGCCCTCCCTGCCTGAGCCGGACGTGGCGGATATGGAGTTTTTTCTTGACCAGGTGCAGATGATTCTGCCCGTGCTTGGATTCGGCGTCCTGCAACCGAAGCCGAGCGAAGAGCCCGGCACCGAGGCGGAAGCCTCCCCCAGGTTCGTGCTGTCCACCATTGGAGCCAAGGCCACCGCCATTGAGGCCGGGGCTGAGTTCGTGGTGCTGCAAGGCTCGACGGCCCGCCGGGAAGGGACGGCCTCATGGGACAGCTACCGCGCTCTGCGTGACCAGCTCGTCGCTGACGGCAAGCTGGCCCCTTCGGACGCCCCCGATTTCTACGTGTTCACCGAGGACGTCGCTTTTTCCAGCCCCAGTGCCGCCGGAACAGTTGTTGCCGCTCGCAACACCAACGGCCGCGAGTCTTGGGTGATCGAGGGCACCCGAACCAGTTATGCCCAGTGGCAGGCGCAGAAGATTGACAGGGCAGCACAGTCCGTGGCTCCCATCAACGAAGAATAG
- a CDS encoding EamA family transporter, with protein sequence MSDLAFFLILFSAFMHALWNLLVKRSVDKTVFIWWMFISSGLLLNLTLVFLPQPFPVPDLRILLLGAAGGVCFVLYHLFNGRAYRDADMSLTYPLAQTSMLYVPVWGVLFFGEQLSPYGLLGIALIAAGAYSIQLRRLSLDEVLRPFRCLHEPPVMAALMAGFIYSVGAVIDKTGVMIYPPFHFTYLLVMFMLLFMTANLLRPRYRGRIVQEWRRSRNLILISGPVMMGSFLTFRFGLQLAPVSYAVPMRQVSLLIGVLIGVLFLRESCGRIRFTAALVILAGACLLRLG encoded by the coding sequence ATGAGTGATCTGGCCTTTTTTCTTATCCTTTTCAGCGCCTTCATGCACGCCCTGTGGAACCTGCTGGTCAAGCGCAGCGTCGACAAGACGGTGTTCATCTGGTGGATGTTCATCAGCTCGGGGCTGCTGCTCAATCTGACCCTGGTGTTTCTGCCTCAGCCCTTTCCGGTGCCCGATCTGCGCATTCTGTTGCTCGGCGCGGCCGGCGGAGTCTGTTTCGTCCTCTACCATCTGTTCAACGGCCGCGCCTACCGCGACGCGGACATGTCCCTGACCTATCCCCTGGCGCAGACCTCCATGCTCTACGTGCCGGTGTGGGGCGTGCTGTTCTTCGGCGAGCAGCTCTCCCCGTACGGACTGCTCGGCATCGCCCTGATCGCCGCCGGGGCCTACAGCATTCAACTGCGACGCCTGTCACTGGACGAGGTGCTGCGTCCCTTTCGCTGTCTCCACGAGCCCCCGGTCATGGCGGCGCTCATGGCCGGTTTTATCTACTCGGTGGGGGCGGTGATCGACAAAACCGGGGTCATGATCTATCCGCCCTTTCATTTCACCTATCTGCTGGTCATGTTCATGCTCCTGTTCATGACCGCCAATCTGCTGCGGCCGCGCTACCGCGGCCGGATCGTACAGGAATGGCGGCGCAGCCGCAATCTGATTCTCATCTCCGGACCGGTGATGATGGGCTCCTTTCTCACCTTCCGCTTCGGTCTGCAACTGGCTCCGGTGAGTTACGCCGTGCCCATGCGCCAGGTGAGCCTGCTCATCGGCGTCCTGATCGGCGTGCTGTTTCTGCGCGAGAGCTGCGGCCGCATCCGCTTTACCGCCGCCTTGGTGATCCTGGCCGGAGCCTGCCTCCTGCGGTTGGGATGA
- a CDS encoding putative signal transducing protein, with protein sequence MKKLRAFSPHERPLATLLKGRLEQEGINCLLRNEELFAAMGEIPFLELRPELWVVDDEVLPRARLLLDNWLRQDEGAEPWRCPACGEDLEPQFDMCWKCGRERP encoded by the coding sequence ATGAAAAAACTGCGCGCCTTTAGCCCGCATGAGCGCCCCCTGGCCACCCTGCTCAAGGGCCGCCTGGAGCAGGAAGGCATCAACTGCCTGCTGCGCAACGAGGAACTGTTCGCCGCCATGGGCGAAATTCCCTTTCTCGAACTGCGCCCCGAGCTCTGGGTGGTGGACGATGAGGTGCTGCCGCGCGCGCGCTTGCTGCTGGACAACTGGCTGCGCCAGGATGAGGGTGCCGAGCCCTGGCGCTGCCCGGCCTGCGGCGAGGACCTCGAGCCGCAGTTCGATATGTGCTGGAAGTGCGGCCGCGAGCGGCCCTGA
- a CDS encoding DUF2155 domain-containing protein, producing the protein MPIKLVLPIILCLALLLGCVERQEDAEPPAPEQTLGEPLRVCPSRALIIVPPEVEGQWQAVSIAIYDRDTGREEVYTAQIGEEFSFGDNGLSLEVRTFIPHFIMNGLVMTSASNRAENPGTQIAIRDRGEEIYCGWLFSLYPEAHAYEHPRYVFNLVDFFPSEESDLN; encoded by the coding sequence TTGCCCATCAAACTGGTTTTACCCATTATCCTCTGCCTCGCTCTGCTCCTTGGCTGCGTCGAGCGACAGGAGGACGCCGAACCCCCGGCGCCCGAGCAAACCCTGGGCGAGCCTCTCAGGGTCTGTCCGTCCCGGGCGTTGATCATCGTCCCGCCCGAGGTCGAGGGGCAGTGGCAGGCGGTCAGCATCGCCATCTATGATCGCGATACGGGGCGTGAGGAGGTCTACACCGCCCAGATCGGCGAGGAATTCAGCTTTGGCGACAACGGCCTGAGCCTTGAGGTGCGAACTTTCATTCCGCACTTCATCATGAACGGCCTGGTGATGACCTCGGCCTCCAACCGCGCCGAAAACCCAGGCACCCAGATCGCCATCCGCGACCGGGGCGAAGAGATCTACTGCGGATGGTTGTTCAGCCTCTATCCCGAGGCCCACGCCTATGAGCACCCCCGCTATGTCTTCAACCTGGTCGATTTTTTCCCCAGCGAAGAAAGTGATCTCAATTAA
- a CDS encoding site-specific DNA-methyltransferase, which produces MSKFDHMTKEQLIALLERREREAAYGLVWEREEIEPDRYLNDDFVALDLDLELSQGASPYRNLIIEGDNFDALRYLRMTHSGKVKCIYIDPPYNTGNRDFVYNDRFFDKTNRFRHSTWLEFMSQRLMLARDLLHPDGVIFVSIDDNELFPLGMLMHRVFGEKNFVANCIWQKRYSRENRETIGDAHEYLLVYAANSERFKVVRNLVPPTEDQAKVYKNTNKDPKGRWRAIPMTAQGYRPNQMYEITTPTGVIHRPPEGRCWSMIESQYLKLLEEGRIYFGKSGDSQPSVIRYLSEVEGFVPWTWWPHEEVGHTDEARKEIQNFFGTQTAFQTPKPVRLIERILRIATGPGDLILDFFAGSGTTAHAVLKLNAEDSGQRRFILVSNAEATEEQPDKNLCRDVCAERVRRVIEGYSNRKGESVAGLGGDFAYLRSRLLPRHRLDVQLEHDQVWHALQMLHDHPLRAWSEGSLGWSEVQDHALGYLADLRNTTVKRVQQRLGDWQTEAVIYCWAPDRLAAMLPGVEARPIPETLAERFGRGRNHSRKDEVQ; this is translated from the coding sequence ATGAGCAAGTTCGACCACATGACTAAAGAGCAACTGATTGCCCTGCTTGAACGCCGCGAGCGGGAAGCCGCCTACGGACTCGTTTGGGAACGGGAGGAGATTGAGCCCGACCGGTACCTCAACGATGACTTCGTTGCCCTCGACCTGGACCTGGAGCTGTCGCAAGGGGCCTCACCCTACCGGAATCTGATCATCGAGGGGGACAACTTCGATGCTCTGCGCTACCTGCGCATGACCCACTCAGGCAAGGTCAAGTGCATCTACATCGACCCGCCGTACAACACCGGCAACAGGGACTTTGTCTACAACGACCGTTTTTTCGACAAAACCAATCGCTTCCGGCACTCGACCTGGCTGGAGTTCATGTCCCAGCGCCTGATGCTGGCCCGCGATCTGCTCCACCCCGATGGTGTGATTTTCGTTTCCATCGACGACAATGAGCTGTTCCCCTTGGGAATGCTTATGCACCGTGTCTTCGGTGAAAAGAACTTCGTCGCGAACTGCATCTGGCAGAAACGCTATTCGCGGGAAAACCGCGAAACCATTGGCGACGCGCATGAATATCTGCTCGTTTATGCTGCTAATTCTGAGAGATTCAAAGTCGTCCGCAACTTGGTTCCGCCGACGGAAGATCAGGCAAAGGTTTACAAGAATACGAACAAGGACCCGAAGGGCAGGTGGCGTGCAATACCTATGACTGCCCAAGGTTATCGCCCTAATCAGATGTATGAAATTACGACTCCAACAGGCGTCATTCACCGACCGCCAGAAGGTCGTTGTTGGTCGATGATTGAATCTCAGTATTTGAAGCTTCTTGAGGAAGGTCGAATCTACTTTGGCAAAAGTGGTGATTCCCAGCCAAGTGTGATCCGTTACTTGTCCGAAGTTGAGGGCTTTGTTCCTTGGACATGGTGGCCCCATGAAGAAGTCGGCCACACGGACGAGGCGAGAAAAGAAATTCAGAATTTCTTCGGCACCCAGACGGCTTTTCAGACCCCGAAGCCGGTTCGGCTGATTGAGCGCATTCTTAGAATCGCTACTGGCCCTGGAGATTTGATTCTCGACTTCTTCGCCGGGTCCGGAACAACTGCTCATGCTGTCCTGAAGCTTAATGCCGAGGATAGCGGCCAGCGCCGTTTCATTCTCGTCTCCAACGCCGAGGCCACGGAAGAGCAGCCCGACAAGAACCTCTGTCGGGACGTCTGCGCCGAGCGGGTCCGCCGGGTGATTGAGGGCTACAGCAACCGCAAAGGCGAGTCGGTCGCGGGGCTGGGCGGCGACTTCGCCTACCTGCGGTCTCGTCTGCTGCCCCGCCACCGTCTTGACGTGCAACTGGAACACGACCAGGTGTGGCACGCCCTGCAAATGCTGCATGACCATCCCCTGAGGGCATGGAGTGAGGGTTCTTTGGGATGGAGTGAAGTGCAGGACCATGCCCTTGGCTATCTTGCCGACCTGAGAAACACAACCGTTAAGAGGGTCCAGCAGCGGCTTGGCGACTGGCAAACCGAAGCTGTCATCTACTGTTGGGCTCCGGATCGGTTGGCTGCCATGCTTCCCGGGGTTGAAGCCCGCCCCATCCCCGAAACGCTGGCCGAACGATTCGGCAGGGGAAGAAACCATTCCCGGAAAGACGAGGTGCAGTAA
- a CDS encoding ribonuclease D encodes MPDTPILTTPAELEALAAELARHSAIAVDLEADSMHHYREQVCLVQISTPSRTVLVDPLAVRDLSPLRPVLADPAVRKYFHAADYDIRCLHRDFAIEIRGLFDTMVACQFLGEEKVGLADVLQKYFDVSLDKRFQRADWSKRPLSGEMIRYAAEDTRHLHSLGEWLEGRLAAKGRLGWVAEEFALLEAVRHSESEGPLYLRFKGAGQLAPRQLAILDALLGFRDEEARRRDCPPFKVLGNAVLLELARQAPQSLRAMVGLQGMPTRLVERYGSRLLKLIAAAAELPEEQLPVFPRGERPVRDPEAEQRLERLKKWRAAKAAELGLEAGILINNAALENLSRTPPGSLQELAQSGLKNWQKEALGADICAVLLAPQ; translated from the coding sequence ATGCCCGACACCCCCATTCTCACCACCCCCGCCGAGCTTGAGGCCCTGGCCGCGGAGCTGGCCCGCCACTCGGCCATCGCCGTTGACCTCGAGGCCGACTCCATGCACCACTACCGCGAGCAGGTCTGCCTGGTGCAGATCTCGACGCCGAGCCGCACGGTGCTCGTCGATCCCCTGGCGGTGCGCGATCTTTCTCCCTTGCGGCCGGTTTTGGCCGATCCGGCGGTGCGCAAGTATTTCCACGCCGCCGATTACGACATCCGCTGCCTGCATCGCGATTTCGCCATCGAAATCCGCGGTCTCTTCGACACCATGGTGGCCTGCCAGTTCCTCGGCGAAGAGAAGGTGGGCCTGGCCGATGTCCTGCAGAAATATTTCGATGTCAGCCTCGATAAGCGCTTTCAGCGCGCCGACTGGTCCAAGCGCCCGCTCAGCGGCGAGATGATCCGCTACGCCGCCGAGGATACCCGGCATCTGCATTCCTTGGGTGAATGGCTCGAAGGAAGGTTGGCCGCCAAGGGCCGTCTGGGTTGGGTGGCCGAGGAGTTCGCGCTGCTCGAGGCGGTGCGCCACAGCGAGTCCGAAGGCCCCTTGTATCTGCGCTTCAAGGGGGCCGGGCAACTGGCGCCGCGCCAACTGGCGATTCTTGATGCGCTGCTGGGCTTTCGCGACGAGGAGGCACGACGCCGTGACTGCCCGCCCTTCAAGGTGCTGGGCAATGCCGTGCTGCTGGAGTTGGCGCGCCAGGCCCCCCAAAGCCTGCGCGCCATGGTCGGACTCCAGGGCATGCCGACGCGGTTAGTGGAGCGTTACGGCAGCCGCCTGCTGAAACTCATCGCGGCGGCGGCGGAGCTGCCCGAGGAGCAGTTGCCGGTGTTTCCGCGCGGCGAGCGGCCGGTGCGCGATCCCGAGGCCGAACAGCGCCTGGAGCGACTCAAGAAATGGCGCGCCGCCAAGGCGGCTGAACTCGGTCTGGAGGCCGGCATTCTCATCAACAACGCCGCCCTGGAAAATCTCTCCCGCACTCCGCCCGGTTCGCTTCAGGAACTGGCCCAAAGCGGCCTGAAGAACTGGCAGAAAGAAGCGCTCGGCGCGGATATTTGCGCCGTGCTCCTGGCCCCGCAATGA
- a CDS encoding HD domain-containing protein: MKSLANFFFEAGMLKRTPRTGFQFLGSGAESVAEHIFRAALIGYSLARLDGGVDVGRVLALCLFHDIPEARTGDLNYVNKKYVQVDEERAVDDLARTLPFGDDYRGLLAEFAAAETPEARIAHDADQLEMILALKEYKDLGNRYADEWYPFAVRRLRTESAKRLAETIWATDSTRWWFDESSDWWVKGGK, encoded by the coding sequence ATGAAATCCCTCGCCAATTTCTTCTTCGAAGCCGGGATGCTCAAGCGCACCCCGCGCACCGGCTTTCAGTTTCTCGGCTCCGGCGCCGAATCGGTGGCCGAGCACATCTTCCGCGCCGCCCTGATCGGCTATTCCCTGGCACGGCTCGACGGCGGCGTGGATGTCGGGCGGGTGCTGGCCCTGTGCCTGTTTCACGACATTCCCGAGGCGCGTACTGGAGATCTCAATTACGTCAACAAGAAGTACGTGCAGGTCGATGAGGAGCGCGCCGTGGATGATCTCGCCCGCACCCTGCCCTTCGGCGACGATTACCGTGGGCTGCTCGCTGAATTCGCCGCCGCCGAAACGCCCGAGGCGCGCATCGCCCACGATGCCGATCAGCTGGAGATGATTCTGGCGCTCAAGGAATACAAGGACCTCGGCAACCGCTACGCCGACGAGTGGTATCCCTTCGCCGTGCGCCGCCTGCGCACCGAGAGTGCCAAGCGCCTCGCAGAAACCATCTGGGCCACGGATTCCACCCGCTGGTGGTTCGACGAGAGCAGCGACTGGTGGGTGAAGGGCGGCAAGTAG
- the serS gene encoding serine--tRNA ligase — translation MLDLKYLRDHLDEVERRLQQRGGELNLGGFRELDQRRRALLQEAETLKAERNQVSALIGRTKDKSQVQGEIARMKEVSERIKGLDAELKAAEEQLQGLLMQIPNIPHEQIPVGASEADNVEVRRWGTPPSFSFAPKAHWDLGEELGIIDFERAGKITGARFSLMRGAGARLERALINLMLDLHTQEHKYVEVLPPFMVNRDSMTGTGQLPKFESDLFHTDDVDFFLVPTAEVPVTNIHRDEILAAAQLPLSYTAYTPCFRKEAGSHGRDVRGLIRQHQFNKVELVKFTRPEDSDAELQALLGHAEKVLQLLGLPYRVVDLCSGDLGFSAARTFDIEVWLPGQEAYREISSCSNFRDFQARRAGIRFRREEGAKPEFVHTLNGSGLAVGRTLVAILENYQQPDGSVVIPEALRPYMGGLERITKN, via the coding sequence ATGCTCGATCTCAAATATCTGCGCGACCACCTCGACGAAGTGGAGCGGCGCCTCCAGCAACGCGGCGGCGAGCTCAACCTCGGCGGCTTTCGTGAACTCGATCAGCGCCGCCGCGCCCTGTTGCAGGAAGCCGAAACCCTCAAGGCCGAGCGCAACCAGGTATCCGCGCTCATCGGCCGCACCAAGGACAAAAGCCAGGTGCAAGGCGAGATCGCGCGCATGAAGGAGGTCTCCGAGCGCATCAAGGGTCTCGATGCCGAACTCAAGGCCGCCGAGGAGCAGTTGCAGGGGCTGCTCATGCAGATCCCCAACATCCCGCACGAGCAGATTCCCGTGGGCGCCTCCGAGGCCGACAACGTCGAGGTGCGTCGCTGGGGCACGCCGCCGAGTTTTTCCTTTGCCCCCAAGGCCCATTGGGATCTGGGCGAGGAGCTCGGCATCATCGACTTCGAGCGGGCGGGCAAGATCACCGGAGCGCGCTTTTCCCTCATGCGTGGCGCCGGTGCGCGCCTGGAGCGCGCCCTGATCAATCTGATGCTCGACCTGCACACGCAAGAGCACAAATATGTTGAAGTATTGCCGCCCTTTATGGTAAACAGAGACTCCATGACGGGGACCGGACAGCTCCCCAAGTTCGAGAGCGATCTTTTCCATACCGATGATGTCGATTTCTTTCTGGTGCCGACGGCCGAAGTGCCGGTGACCAACATCCACCGCGATGAAATCCTGGCCGCCGCGCAGTTGCCCCTTTCCTATACCGCCTACACGCCCTGCTTCCGCAAGGAGGCCGGCTCCCACGGGCGCGACGTGCGCGGCCTGATCCGTCAGCATCAGTTCAACAAGGTCGAACTGGTCAAGTTCACCCGCCCCGAGGATTCCGACGCCGAATTGCAGGCCCTGCTCGGTCATGCCGAAAAAGTGCTGCAACTCCTCGGATTGCCCTATCGCGTGGTGGATCTGTGCAGCGGCGATTTGGGTTTCTCCGCCGCCCGCACCTTTGACATCGAAGTTTGGCTGCCCGGCCAGGAGGCCTATCGCGAGATTTCCTCCTGCTCCAACTTCCGCGACTTCCAGGCCCGGCGCGCCGGCATCCGCTTCCGCCGCGAGGAAGGTGCCAAGCCCGAATTCGTGCACACCCTCAACGGTTCCGGGCTGGCGGTGGGGCGCACCCTGGTGGCGATTCTGGAAAACTACCAGCAGCCCGACGGTTCGGTGGTCATCCCCGAGGCTTTGCGGCCCTACATGGGCGGTCTGGAGCGCATCACCAAGAATTGA
- a CDS encoding DUF927 domain-containing protein has product MQTPPTYPSNFILEKDGLYVANKEGEMVRATRAPLCPKAMARTASGNDWLYIVAFKDRDGFQKEVQIPARDVMGRGTAAIELLVNAGLDICVRREGDVVDFIRSTQVSERRILVKATGWVEGRNLFVLPGRIIGNLSGERILFAAEENSPTVASMGAQGTLEEWKNNVPAQALGNPLLVFAISASFTGSLLHLLGLDGGVFHFWGTSSRGKTTLLMAAASVHGNGGDPASTRDSYVRNWNLTTNAIEGLGAAHNDGTLVMDEIGVFAGHDIDQIAYYLTAGQGRTSMTSSRRLRAQRSWRCSILSSGEISFASKAGASGRRVMAGQLARFVDVSITDNVFHDTKGLPPAEFVDGLKRACSTYYGTAGPAFLENLIEALEEYGLEGLRTLLTDYLNQYVDELTLPGLQPEEVRALRRFALVRVAAELAVDFGILPFSGEEILEAVIFARDAWLASNEVFSDIDRAVMALQTYIVHHHGSFPNTRNKQARVSNCKGFYNSEQKTYLFTDDQLKAATGGCEPMLVAKALRDRGLLVTHESGRLKIKQKLSSMDDTWVRFYTVRSKIVTIGDNETEGGGIEGQAPQAPESPLDQDE; this is encoded by the coding sequence ATGCAAACACCACCAACATATCCAAGTAACTTCATCTTGGAAAAGGATGGGCTTTATGTCGCCAACAAAGAGGGGGAGATGGTCAGGGCGACCAGGGCTCCCCTTTGTCCCAAAGCCATGGCCCGAACAGCATCGGGCAACGACTGGCTTTATATCGTGGCATTCAAAGACCGCGATGGATTTCAAAAGGAGGTCCAGATTCCTGCCCGAGATGTGATGGGACGCGGCACGGCAGCGATCGAGCTTTTGGTCAACGCTGGTCTCGACATTTGCGTGAGGCGCGAAGGGGATGTGGTTGATTTCATCCGCAGCACACAGGTCAGTGAGCGCCGCATTCTGGTCAAGGCAACGGGGTGGGTGGAAGGCCGGAACTTGTTCGTTCTGCCGGGCAGGATTATCGGCAACCTGAGCGGGGAACGGATTCTGTTCGCCGCTGAAGAAAACAGCCCGACCGTCGCATCAATGGGTGCCCAGGGCACCTTGGAAGAATGGAAGAACAACGTGCCCGCACAGGCTCTCGGCAATCCGCTTCTTGTTTTTGCCATCTCGGCCAGCTTCACGGGCAGTCTGTTGCACTTGCTGGGGCTTGACGGAGGGGTCTTCCACTTTTGGGGTACGAGTTCTCGCGGCAAGACCACGCTGCTGATGGCCGCAGCGAGCGTTCACGGGAATGGGGGCGATCCTGCCAGCACCAGAGACAGCTACGTTCGTAACTGGAACCTTACGACGAATGCGATCGAGGGACTGGGGGCCGCCCACAACGACGGTACCTTGGTGATGGACGAAATCGGCGTCTTTGCCGGTCACGATATCGATCAAATCGCCTACTACCTGACCGCCGGTCAAGGCAGAACGTCCATGACCTCGAGCCGCCGATTGCGTGCCCAGCGATCCTGGCGGTGTTCGATTCTCAGTTCGGGAGAGATCAGCTTCGCTTCCAAAGCAGGTGCGTCAGGGCGCCGGGTGATGGCTGGCCAACTTGCGAGATTTGTTGACGTTAGCATCACCGACAACGTGTTTCACGACACCAAAGGTCTTCCTCCTGCGGAGTTTGTAGACGGGTTAAAACGGGCCTGCTCAACCTACTACGGGACGGCGGGACCGGCGTTCCTGGAAAACCTTATCGAAGCCCTGGAAGAGTATGGCCTTGAGGGTTTGAGAACGCTTCTCACGGATTATCTCAACCAGTACGTTGATGAGTTGACCTTGCCGGGTCTCCAGCCGGAGGAAGTTCGCGCACTCCGGCGCTTTGCTCTTGTGCGCGTGGCCGCAGAGCTTGCGGTGGATTTTGGCATTCTCCCATTCAGCGGGGAAGAAATTTTGGAGGCGGTCATCTTCGCCCGTGACGCTTGGCTTGCATCAAACGAAGTCTTCTCAGACATCGATCGTGCCGTCATGGCGTTGCAGACGTACATCGTGCATCACCACGGGTCGTTTCCAAACACGCGCAACAAGCAGGCAAGGGTCAGTAATTGTAAGGGTTTTTACAACTCTGAGCAGAAGACGTACCTGTTCACCGACGATCAGCTCAAAGCGGCCACGGGCGGATGTGAGCCGATGCTTGTGGCAAAGGCTCTGCGCGACAGGGGCTTGCTGGTCACTCACGAGTCGGGGCGTCTTAAAATCAAACAGAAGCTGTCCTCAATGGATGACACTTGGGTACGTTTTTACACTGTTCGTAGCAAGATCGTGACCATTGGGGACAACGAAACCGAAGGAGGCGGCATCGAGGGTCAGGCACCGCAAGCGCCAGAGAGCCCGTTAGATCAAGACGAATAG
- a CDS encoding class II fumarate hydratase — MSEYRIEKDSMGEMRVPVEALYGAQTARAVANFPVSGLRLPRPFIRALGQIKQGAARANLDLGLLDKEIALAIMEAAEEVVSGELDAHFVVDVFQTGSGTSTNMNANEVIATRAAQLLGAAPGEHPVHPNDHVNLGQSSNDVFPTALHLAAAVEVRRRLIPALFELQEALGEKAGEFDAIVKIARTHLQDAVPIRLGQVFSGYARQTALAIRRLEGASNGLNELPLGGTAVGTGLNTHPEFAAKVIAGLAQASGLPLREAANHFEAQASRDAAVNLSGALKACATALFKIANDIRFLGSGPRCGLGELELPAVQPGSSIMPGKVNPVMAESLMQVCAQVIGNDAALSLGGLSGNFELNTMMPMMSHNLLQSIELLSNAARLFGARCVQGLKADRARCEGLVEQSLAMVTALAPQLGYDQAAAIAKQAWEQGRTVRELVLEGGLLSADELERILDPRPMTEPGIAGKTR; from the coding sequence ATGAGCGAATATCGGATTGAAAAAGACTCCATGGGCGAGATGCGGGTGCCGGTGGAGGCGCTCTACGGCGCGCAGACGGCGCGCGCGGTGGCAAACTTTCCCGTCTCGGGCCTGCGCCTGCCGCGCCCCTTCATCCGCGCCCTGGGGCAGATCAAGCAGGGCGCGGCGCGCGCCAATCTGGACCTGGGGCTGCTCGACAAGGAAATTGCCCTGGCCATCATGGAGGCCGCCGAGGAGGTCGTCAGCGGCGAACTCGACGCCCATTTCGTGGTGGATGTGTTCCAGACCGGCTCGGGCACCAGCACCAACATGAACGCCAACGAGGTCATCGCCACCCGCGCCGCGCAACTGCTCGGCGCCGCGCCCGGCGAACATCCCGTGCATCCCAACGATCACGTCAACCTCGGCCAGTCGAGCAACGATGTCTTTCCCACCGCCCTGCATCTGGCGGCGGCGGTGGAAGTACGCCGGCGCCTGATTCCCGCCCTGTTCGAACTGCAGGAGGCCCTGGGCGAAAAGGCCGGTGAATTCGACGCCATCGTCAAGATCGCCCGCACCCACCTGCAGGATGCCGTGCCCATCCGCCTCGGCCAGGTGTTCTCCGGCTACGCGCGCCAGACGGCCCTGGCCATCCGGCGGCTGGAGGGCGCCTCCAACGGCCTCAACGAACTGCCCCTGGGCGGCACGGCGGTGGGCACCGGCCTCAACACCCACCCCGAGTTCGCCGCCAAGGTCATCGCCGGGCTGGCCCAAGCCAGCGGCCTGCCCCTGCGCGAGGCGGCCAACCACTTCGAGGCGCAGGCCAGCCGCGACGCGGCGGTCAACCTGAGCGGCGCCCTCAAGGCGTGCGCCACGGCGCTGTTCAAGATCGCCAACGACATCCGCTTCTTGGGCAGCGGGCCGCGCTGCGGGTTGGGCGAGCTAGAGCTGCCGGCGGTGCAGCCGGGCAGCTCCATCATGCCGGGCAAGGTCAATCCGGTCATGGCCGAAAGCCTCATGCAGGTCTGCGCCCAGGTGATCGGCAACGACGCGGCCCTCAGCCTGGGCGGGCTTTCGGGCAATTTCGAGCTCAACACCATGATGCCGATGATGAGCCACAACCTTTTGCAGAGCATCGAACTGCTCAGCAACGCGGCGCGGCTGTTCGGCGCGCGCTGCGTGCAGGGCCTCAAGGCCGACCGCGCGCGCTGCGAGGGGCTGGTGGAGCAGAGCCTGGCCATGGTCACGGCCCTGGCGCCGCAACTGGGCTATGATCAGGCCGCGGCCATCGCCAAGCAGGCCTGGGAGCAAGGAAGGACGGTGCGCGAGTTGGTTCTGGAAGGGGGTCTGCTCAGTGCGGATGAATTGGAGCGAATTCTCGACCCGCGGCCCATGACGGAACCGGGCATCGCGGGAAAAACCCGCTGA